Proteins from one Xenorhabdus griffiniae genomic window:
- a CDS encoding IS701 family transposase: MAEWLGERSPDNIQYFLEHAHWDAEAARNVLRDYVTEHLGDEQGILIIDETGFIKKGTHSAGVQRQYSGTAGRVENSQIGVFLCYAGHGGHAFIDRALYLPEQWTADRPRCEAAGIPDSVNFANQTSACPANAGASLQRGRALPLGDRRLRCWLEAQYQPFVLAIPKNEPLWWQAPCYVRADVIAASLTADDWEKQSAGLGTKGERWYDWARIPLWRLQMSEEERCYGHYLLIRRSRDDKQERAYYVVYAHKDQANLNTLVQVAGHRWEIESGFEETKGECGLDHYEVRQWHRWYRHITLSLLAHAVLAVLRIQEKKNAGGTGSPKCIGTA; encoded by the coding sequence CTGGCTGAATGGCTCGGTGAACGCTCGCCGGATAACATTCAATATTTTCTGGAACACGCCCACTGGGATGCAGAAGCCGCCCGCAATGTCTTACGCGACTATGTCACTGAACATCTGGGTGATGAGCAAGGTATTCTTATCATTGATGAAACCGGCTTTATCAAAAAGGGCACCCATTCTGCCGGCGTCCAACGCCAATATAGCGGCACCGCCGGGCGGGTCGAAAACAGTCAGATAGGCGTCTTCCTGTGTTATGCCGGTCATGGCGGTCATGCTTTTATTGACCGGGCATTATACCTGCCCGAACAGTGGACGGCGGATCGCCCGCGTTGCGAAGCCGCCGGCATTCCTGATTCGGTGAACTTTGCCAACCAAACCTCAGCTTGCCCGGCAAATGCTGGAGCGAGCCTTCAGCGCGGGCGTGCCTTGCCGTTGGGTGACCGCCGCTTGCGATGCTGGCTGGAAGCCCAGTATCAACCTTTTGTCCTCGCGATCCCTAAGAATGAACCACTTTGGTGGCAAGCACCTTGCTATGTCAGAGCGGACGTGATTGCCGCCAGTCTGACGGCTGACGATTGGGAAAAACAGTCAGCCGGGTTGGGAACAAAGGGAGAACGTTGGTATGACTGGGCGCGGATCCCGCTCTGGCGTTTACAGATGAGTGAAGAAGAACGTTGCTATGGTCATTATCTCCTGATCCGGCGTAGCCGGGATGATAAGCAAGAACGGGCTTATTATGTTGTTTATGCACACAAAGACCAGGCAAACCTCAACACATTGGTTCAGGTGGCCGGGCATCGCTGGGAAATCGAAAGCGGCTTTGAGGAAACGAAAGGGGAATGTGGACTGGATCATTACGAAGTCCGGCAGTGGCATAGGTGGTATCGGCATATTACGTTGTCATTATTGGCCCATGCGGTACTGGCAGTTTTGCGAATACAGGAGAAAAAAAACGCCGGAGGGACGGGTAGCCCGAAGTGTATCGGAACTGCGTAA
- a CDS encoding phosphatase PAP2/dual specificity phosphatase family protein, translated as MKFPMQLALESRQRLWLTACVWLLFLTPFFFMTYGQINQLTSLRDDIKVVVFSWEQNIPFWSWTIIPYWSIDFFYGISLFICTNRREQWLHGWRLVTASLIACTGFLLFPLQFSFSRPATTGIFGWLFTQLELFDLPYNQAPSLHIILLWLLWLRYSTHIQGYWRGLLHVWSLLIALSVLTTWQHHFIDVITGFAVGVIISYLLPISHHWRWQPSQGSYARKLFGCYIMGSFFFTLMAYGLGGIFWILLWPAISLLMIALGYAGLGNSVFQKQSDGCMSLSARWLLAPYQFGAWLSYLWFRRQSSPYNHIVEGIILGCLPCQSVIESINITSVFDLTAEWHRKPDNQGKHYVCQPQIDLLPLTPEALQSAVCTLDKLHQKGNVFIHCTLGLSRSAMVVAAWLLKQYPEYNITRAINVLRKARPLVTFRQEHWDALAQWESIYRYRRT; from the coding sequence ATGAAATTCCCAATGCAACTTGCCCTTGAAAGTCGTCAACGTTTATGGCTGACAGCCTGTGTATGGCTATTGTTCCTGACACCCTTTTTCTTTATGACATATGGGCAAATTAATCAGCTCACCTCACTAAGAGACGACATAAAAGTCGTCGTTTTCAGTTGGGAACAGAATATCCCTTTTTGGTCATGGACAATTATTCCTTATTGGAGTATTGATTTTTTTTACGGGATATCATTATTTATCTGTACCAACCGCCGTGAGCAATGGCTTCACGGCTGGAGATTAGTGACAGCGTCACTGATTGCCTGTACCGGATTTTTGTTATTCCCTTTGCAATTTTCATTTTCCCGCCCTGCAACAACTGGTATTTTCGGTTGGCTGTTCACTCAACTAGAACTGTTTGATTTACCCTATAATCAAGCACCGTCCTTACATATTATCCTGTTATGGTTACTCTGGCTGCGTTATTCCACACACATTCAAGGTTACTGGCGTGGTTTGCTGCATGTCTGGTCTCTCCTGATTGCCTTATCAGTCCTTACCACTTGGCAGCACCATTTTATTGACGTGATCACAGGCTTTGCCGTAGGTGTGATCATTAGTTACTTATTACCGATTTCACATCATTGGCGGTGGCAACCAAGCCAGGGTAGCTATGCTCGGAAACTCTTTGGCTGTTATATAATGGGAAGTTTCTTTTTTACGCTGATGGCATATGGATTAGGAGGAATTTTCTGGATATTGTTATGGCCTGCTATATCATTATTGATGATCGCCCTTGGTTATGCTGGATTAGGTAATTCAGTGTTCCAAAAACAATCCGATGGATGCATGTCACTGTCCGCACGTTGGCTACTGGCACCATACCAATTTGGGGCTTGGCTTTCTTATCTTTGGTTCAGGCGCCAAAGTTCTCCTTATAATCATATCGTAGAAGGAATTATCCTCGGTTGCTTACCATGCCAATCTGTTATTGAATCAATCAATATAACCAGTGTGTTTGATCTGACTGCTGAGTGGCACAGAAAACCTGATAATCAAGGAAAACACTATGTATGCCAACCTCAAATAGATTTATTACCGCTAACACCAGAAGCACTGCAATCCGCTGTTTGTACGTTGGATAAATTGCACCAAAAAGGCAACGTATTCATCCATTGCACACTCGGATTGTCCCGCAGTGCCATGGTTGTAGCAGCATGGCTATTGAAACAATATCCTGAATACAACATCACCAGAGCAATAAATGTCCTACGTAAGGCCAGGCCATTAGTGACTTTCAGGCAGGAGCATTGGGATGCTCTTGCACAATGGGAAAGCATCTATCGGTATAGGAGAACATGA
- a CDS encoding bifunctional alpha/beta hydrolase/class I SAM-dependent methyltransferase translates to MTLLAKTPTSKTQTLNQRIAEEHYFTTSDQTALFYRYWPQAQDKAKKAIIIFHRGHEHSGRIQHVVDELNLPDVPMFAWDARGHGKTEGLRGYSPSMGRSIRDVDEFVRFIAANYHIAMENIVVIGQSVGAVLVSAWVHDYAPKIRAMILAAPAFDIKLYVPFAVQGLRLMQKVRGVFFVNSYVKAKFLTHDEARITSYDRDPLITREIAVNILLELYQTAKRVVKDASAITLPTQLFISGNDYVVNHKPQHQFYQQLNTPIKEKHVMAGFYHDTLGEKNRHFVFDKIRTFIDRIFSVPRYQHDYSNEDIWSHTADEFRTLSHPLPRWCPKNLSYKLMRKAMNTRWGKASEGIRIGLETGFDSGSTLDYVYRNQPQGQGIWGRLVDQQYLRGNIGWRGIRQRKINMETLIRQAIHHLHQQNQPIHIVDIAAGHGRYIFDAINDFSKIDSILLRDYSEINVNQGQTYIEERNLTDKIRFVLGDAFDTESITTISPTPTLGIVSGLYELFSDNTLIKNSLRGLADAIAEKGYLIYTGQPWHPQLEMIARVLSSHRENQPWIMRRRTQGEIDALVEAAGFEKQYQLTDNWGIFTVSIAKRIHRRK, encoded by the coding sequence ATGACACTCTTAGCAAAAACACCCACGTCGAAAACACAAACATTAAATCAACGCATTGCCGAAGAACATTATTTTACCACATCAGATCAGACCGCCCTGTTTTATCGTTATTGGCCCCAGGCGCAGGATAAGGCAAAAAAAGCAATTATTATTTTTCACCGAGGCCATGAACATTCAGGAAGAATTCAGCATGTTGTTGATGAACTCAATCTTCCTGATGTGCCAATGTTTGCATGGGATGCTCGTGGACACGGAAAAACAGAAGGGTTGCGCGGTTATAGTCCATCAATGGGCCGTTCTATTCGAGATGTTGATGAATTTGTCAGGTTTATTGCTGCCAATTACCATATCGCAATGGAAAATATCGTGGTCATTGGTCAGAGTGTTGGAGCTGTGTTAGTGTCCGCCTGGGTACATGATTATGCGCCCAAAATCCGCGCCATGATACTTGCAGCTCCTGCGTTCGATATCAAATTATATGTTCCCTTTGCAGTGCAGGGATTGCGATTGATGCAGAAAGTACGGGGAGTTTTCTTCGTCAATTCTTATGTAAAAGCGAAATTCCTGACTCACGATGAAGCCCGTATCACATCTTATGACCGTGATCCCCTAATTACCCGCGAAATTGCCGTCAATATTCTGCTAGAACTTTATCAAACGGCAAAACGTGTGGTGAAAGATGCCAGCGCCATTACCTTACCGACACAACTGTTTATTTCTGGTAATGACTATGTGGTGAACCATAAACCCCAACACCAATTCTACCAACAATTGAATACCCCGATTAAAGAGAAACATGTTATGGCGGGGTTTTACCACGATACGCTGGGCGAAAAAAATCGCCATTTCGTCTTCGACAAAATACGTACTTTTATTGATCGTATTTTTTCAGTTCCACGTTACCAACATGATTACAGCAATGAAGATATCTGGAGCCACACAGCCGATGAGTTTCGTACTCTATCTCATCCATTACCCCGCTGGTGCCCTAAAAATCTCAGCTATAAATTAATGCGTAAGGCAATGAATACACGCTGGGGCAAAGCTTCTGAAGGTATTCGTATCGGCCTTGAAACAGGTTTTGATTCTGGCTCCACGCTGGATTATGTCTATCGCAATCAACCACAAGGTCAAGGAATTTGGGGACGGTTAGTCGATCAGCAATATCTCAGAGGCAATATTGGCTGGCGCGGCATACGACAGCGTAAAATCAATATGGAAACCTTAATCCGCCAAGCGATTCACCATCTACATCAACAAAACCAACCGATTCATATTGTCGATATCGCGGCCGGACATGGACGCTACATTTTTGATGCGATCAACGACTTCAGCAAAATTGACTCAATTTTGTTAAGGGATTACAGCGAAATTAATGTTAATCAGGGCCAAACTTATATTGAAGAGCGTAATCTTACCGATAAAATCCGTTTTGTACTCGGTGACGCTTTTGATACTGAAAGCATTACAACCATTTCCCCCACACCAACTTTGGGCATAGTTTCCGGTCTTTATGAACTATTTTCTGACAATACGTTAATTAAAAATTCCCTGCGTGGTCTTGCTGATGCGATCGCCGAAAAGGGGTATCTGATATATACCGGACAGCCTTGGCACCCACAACTTGAAATGATTGCCCGCGTTCTTTCCAGTCATCGCGAAAATCAGCCGTGGATCATGCGACGACGTACCCAAGGTGAAATAGACGCATTAGTAGAAGCGGCTGGTTTTGAAAAACAGTATCAATTAACGGATAACTGGGGGATTTTTACTGTATCGATTGCCAAACGTATTCATCGCCGGAAATAA
- a CDS encoding CDP-alcohol phosphatidyltransferase family protein: MTIYNLKPHFQNLLRPLVISLQKYGFTANQVTLSAMFLSIAVGLLLSLFPSTRFYWLLPIFLFIRMALNAIDGMLAREYHQKSHLGAIYNELGDVISDIALYLPFYFLPNVNNVSLLMCLFLAILTEFIGVLALTIGASRRYDGPMGKSDRAFIFGAYGLIIALFPSTLSWSHYLFPIMIILLLITCYQRVVKALHDIKPTEQP; encoded by the coding sequence ATGACCATCTATAATCTAAAACCACATTTCCAAAACCTATTACGCCCTCTCGTAATTTCTCTACAAAAATATGGGTTCACTGCCAACCAAGTCACGTTAAGTGCGATGTTCTTGTCGATCGCTGTTGGCCTATTGTTGAGCCTGTTTCCTTCTACCCGTTTCTATTGGCTACTGCCTATTTTTCTTTTCATTCGTATGGCACTCAATGCCATTGATGGTATGTTGGCACGAGAATATCACCAAAAATCTCATTTGGGGGCTATTTATAATGAACTTGGCGATGTGATTTCCGATATTGCACTCTATCTCCCCTTCTATTTTTTACCTAATGTCAACAATGTCAGTCTATTGATGTGCTTATTTCTGGCTATCCTAACCGAATTTATCGGTGTTCTGGCACTAACGATTGGTGCATCACGGCGCTATGATGGTCCAATGGGAAAAAGTGACCGCGCTTTTATCTTCGGTGCTTATGGATTGATTATCGCACTTTTTCCTTCAACCTTAAGCTGGAGCCATTATTTATTCCCCATCATGATTATTTTACTCCTGATAACTTGCTATCAGCGTGTTGTCAAAGCCTTGCATGATATCAAACCGACTGAACAACCATAA
- a CDS encoding helix-turn-helix transcriptional regulator, translating to MSRAQRLLTLMEILRSYHFPVQGKVLAQKLKISLRTVYRDIATLQAQGANIEGEAGIGYVLRPGFVLPPLMLTQNEIEALALGASWVTRRADSQLKASANSAINKIAAVIPTELKQYLEENALLIGPVATEIVPSVDISQIRQAISHRHKITFTYLDLKNNQSTRTIWPFALGYFENISIVIGWCELRKTFRHFRSDRMRHLKIEQRCYPRSRQSLLKEWRETEKISR from the coding sequence TTGTCTAGAGCACAACGTTTGCTAACTCTGATGGAAATATTACGTAGTTATCACTTTCCCGTACAGGGAAAAGTATTGGCGCAGAAATTGAAAATTAGTTTAAGGACAGTTTATCGGGATATTGCGACCTTGCAGGCTCAAGGGGCAAATATTGAGGGAGAAGCGGGTATCGGTTATGTCTTACGGCCGGGATTTGTCTTACCTCCATTAATGTTAACGCAAAATGAGATAGAAGCTCTGGCATTAGGGGCTAGTTGGGTGACTAGACGTGCCGATTCACAATTAAAAGCATCTGCCAATAGTGCAATCAATAAAATTGCCGCCGTGATCCCAACAGAACTCAAACAATATCTTGAGGAAAATGCATTATTAATTGGGCCTGTCGCTACAGAAATTGTGCCTTCTGTTGATATTTCGCAAATACGGCAAGCGATCAGTCATCGGCATAAAATCACTTTCACTTATTTAGATCTGAAAAACAATCAATCAACCAGAACAATATGGCCATTTGCATTGGGATATTTTGAGAATATCAGTATTGTGATTGGTTGGTGTGAATTAAGAAAAACATTTCGTCATTTCAGATCGGATAGAATGCGTCATTTGAAGATCGAACAACGGTGTTATCCTCGTTCAAGACAGTCTTTACTTAAAGAATGGCGGGAAACAGAAAAAATATCGCGTTAG
- a CDS encoding alpha/beta fold hydrolase: MFSFNHQDGNYLEVDDAHIYYEIQGNTNGYPLIFLHGGLSTIETFNRLVDDLGKTYQLIGIDSRGQGKSTLGQKSLSYQRLQQDVEVIANHLRLGKCSIIGHSDGGIVALRLAAAGIISIDKIVAIGAHWTLKENDPIRDIFKQITAESWRAMLPDSYDNYHRLNPKADFNKLIGSVVTMWLDASDNGYPNQAVRKIACELMAVRGDKDSLVSRTHLTELADQVTHSYLLNIPFTAHSPHEEKPELLMPFLKKFLSH, encoded by the coding sequence ATGTTTAGTTTTAATCATCAAGATGGTAATTATTTAGAAGTTGACGATGCTCATATCTATTATGAGATCCAAGGTAATACCAATGGTTACCCACTAATTTTTTTGCATGGTGGTTTAAGTACCATTGAAACGTTTAATCGGTTAGTAGACGATCTTGGAAAGACTTATCAACTGATTGGCATAGACAGCCGAGGGCAGGGAAAATCGACTTTGGGACAAAAAAGCCTATCGTATCAACGCCTCCAACAAGATGTAGAAGTGATAGCCAACCATTTAAGGTTAGGGAAGTGCAGTATTATTGGTCATAGCGATGGAGGTATTGTTGCGTTACGATTGGCGGCTGCGGGGATCATTTCAATCGATAAAATAGTAGCAATAGGTGCTCATTGGACCCTAAAAGAAAATGATCCGATACGAGATATATTTAAACAGATTACGGCAGAAAGCTGGAGGGCGATGTTGCCTGACAGCTATGATAACTACCACAGATTGAATCCGAAAGCAGATTTCAACAAACTGATAGGCAGTGTTGTCACTATGTGGCTTGATGCTAGTGACAACGGCTATCCAAATCAAGCTGTCCGTAAGATCGCTTGTGAATTAATGGCAGTACGAGGGGATAAGGATAGCTTAGTATCACGTACTCACTTAACTGAGTTAGCTGATCAAGTCACTCATTCTTATTTATTAAATATTCCTTTTACTGCTCATTCTCCTCATGAAGAAAAGCCTGAGTTATTGATGCCATTTTTGAAGAAATTCTTGTCGCATTAA
- a CDS encoding DUF6622 family protein has translation MSILAIIKGTPIWVWILFVFLIKRGINALYDREMRIDRLFFMPVLFLIWAIYSVLNETGHVFNPLICVKHRIHVQ, from the coding sequence ATGTCAATTTTAGCCATTATTAAAGGTACTCCTATTTGGGTTTGGATTTTATTTGTTTTTCTGATTAAACGGGGTATCAATGCGTTATATGACAGGGAAATGCGTATTGATCGGCTGTTTTTTATGCCGGTTTTGTTTTTAATATGGGCAATTTACAGTGTATTAAATGAAACGGGTCACGTATTCAATCCGTTGATTTGTGTTAAACATCGTATTCACGTTCAATGA
- a CDS encoding phage tail protein: MQDNKPESKALEDNVVIVPTPLYVKDSIKEAIDEHAQSRNHPYATQTEPGFVTLSNETDSDSEITVATSKAVKAAYDLADTANQNANNANLALPVGVPVPWPTENPPEGWLICNGESFDKARHPKLALAYPSGVLPDLRGEFIRGWDREGEIDPNRALLSKQEATMLPSVYTYKYKGEETGVFISPPMSAYKTEGIEGAEGTDIRPKDFDEPVYKESDEYLATALTKEGEGARLATFRVRPRNIAFNYIVRAA; the protein is encoded by the coding sequence ATGCAAGATAATAAGCCTGAATCAAAAGCATTAGAAGATAACGTTGTAATAGTACCCACACCACTATATGTTAAAGATTCAATCAAAGAAGCAATTGATGAGCACGCCCAAAGCCGTAATCATCCATATGCAACTCAGACAGAACCGGGATTTGTCACACTGAGTAATGAGACAGATAGTGACAGTGAAATAACCGTCGCAACATCTAAAGCCGTGAAAGCAGCATATGATTTGGCGGATACAGCGAATCAGAATGCCAATAATGCAAACTTAGCCCTACCTGTTGGTGTTCCTGTTCCTTGGCCTACAGAAAATCCACCTGAAGGCTGGCTGATATGCAATGGTGAATCATTTGATAAAGCAAGGCACCCAAAACTTGCACTTGCCTATCCCTCTGGCGTGCTACCTGATTTACGTGGTGAATTTATTCGCGGCTGGGATAGAGAAGGGGAAATTGATCCTAATCGTGCATTACTATCTAAACAAGAAGCAACCATGCTACCGTCAGTTTATACCTATAAATATAAAGGTGAAGAGACAGGAGTATTTATCTCACCACCAATGAGTGCATATAAAACAGAAGGGATAGAAGGAGCTGAAGGAACAGATATCCGCCCTAAAGATTTTGATGAACCAGTGTACAAAGAATCAGATGAATATTTAGCTACTGCGTTAACAAAAGAAGGTGAAGGCGCAAGGCTGGCAACATTCCGTGTCCGCCCGCGCAACATCGCATTCAATTACATAGTCAGAGCTGCTTAA
- a CDS encoding DUF2829 domain-containing protein yields the protein MSDVIKPECECPFDPKQYQCDCFIAPVGSFSWALIQLKLRKRVARSAWGDKGMHLAITPRVSNLIVEEGSAYAVDGVAVGTQYDYLTHIDLRNEHGNFVPWQPTQEDMMACDWKFVEGKKEEPVKPEPKPEPIPEPTPKPEPIPDPKPEFELNDSMFVFDLTLGVGRYRGSQGSSDDWGYLVDDRYLSTGNEAAFGIVNVIQNKKAIEKIDIFYWGENNKSKSSGINLLINSHENDESYQQMQDLFKNKSLYITVDNITYNLGMSSPKSVHSKYYWGDWYENNAEVEKLGEVLKKTGETKRFYFNWR from the coding sequence ATGTCTGACGTTATTAAGCCTGAATGTGAATGTCCGTTCGATCCAAAACAATATCAGTGTGATTGCTTTATTGCCCCAGTGGGTTCTTTCTCTTGGGCGTTGATTCAATTAAAACTCCGCAAGCGTGTTGCCCGTTCTGCCTGGGGTGACAAAGGAATGCATCTGGCGATTACACCACGTGTGAGTAACTTAATCGTAGAAGAAGGCAGTGCTTACGCGGTTGATGGTGTAGCCGTTGGGACTCAGTACGATTATCTGACTCACATCGATCTGCGCAATGAACACGGTAACTTCGTACCGTGGCAACCGACACAGGAAGATATGATGGCTTGTGATTGGAAGTTTGTGGAAGGGAAGAAAGAAGAGCCTGTGAAGCCAGAGCCTAAGCCGGAACCTATTCCAGAGCCAACACCTAAACCAGAACCAATACCTGATCCAAAACCAGAATTTGAATTGAATGATAGTATGTTTGTATTTGATCTTACTTTAGGCGTCGGACGTTATAGAGGTAGTCAGGGGAGCTCTGATGACTGGGGATATCTTGTCGATGATAGATACCTAAGTACAGGAAACGAAGCCGCTTTTGGTATCGTAAATGTAATTCAAAATAAGAAAGCTATTGAAAAAATAGACATTTTTTACTGGGGTGAAAATAATAAATCTAAATCATCCGGTATTAACTTATTAATAAATTCTCATGAAAATGATGAGAGTTATCAACAAATGCAAGATCTATTCAAAAACAAATCTCTTTATATAACAGTGGATAATATAACTTATAATTTGGGTATGAGCTCACCTAAAAGCGTTCACAGCAAATATTATTGGGGAGATTGGTATGAAAATAATGCTGAGGTAGAAAAATTAGGTGAAGTATTGAAAAAAACAGGCGAAACCAAGCGCTTCTACTTCAACTGGCGTTAA
- a CDS encoding DUF6622 family protein: protein MSILAIIKGTPIWVWILFVFLIKRGINALYDREMRIDRLFFMPVLFLIWAIYSVLNETTFPNSAFLALIVGIIVGGGIGWGLWRSQPRLRKGNEDGSIIRSGTPLNLGLILTVFIVKFIISAMMSINSNLLYSFNFNLLFGFICGLSDGVFWGGTLNLFIHYVNNKKE, encoded by the coding sequence ATGTCAATTTTAGCCATTATTAAAGGTACTCCTATTTGGGTTTGGATTTTATTTGTTTTTCTGATTAAACGGGGTATCAATGCGTTATATGACAGGGAAATGCGTATTGATCGGCTGTTTTTTATGCCGGTTTTGTTTTTAATATGGGCAATTTACAGTGTATTAAATGAAACGACATTTCCAAATTCGGCATTCCTGGCGCTTATTGTCGGTATTATTGTGGGAGGGGGTATCGGATGGGGCTTATGGCGTAGTCAACCAAGATTAAGAAAAGGTAATGAAGATGGCTCAATCATTCGTTCAGGAACGCCTTTGAATTTGGGTCTGATTCTTACTGTTTTTATAGTGAAGTTTATTATTTCTGCTATGATGAGTATTAATTCTAATTTGTTATATTCTTTCAATTTTAATTTACTTTTTGGTTTTATTTGTGGGTTATCGGATGGCGTTTTTTGGGGAGGAACGCTTAATTTATTTATTCACTATGTAAATAATAAAAAGGAATAA
- a CDS encoding NAD(P)H-quinone oxidoreductase, with product MSVYSFDKEMVAVEISQLGEPDVLTLIKMPIPELSAGEILVKVAAAGVNRPDVAQRRGYYPPPAGASEIPGLEVSGTVVAVDPAVTRYAVGDQVCALIAGGGYAEYCKVHESNALPIPKGYSLLEAAALPETFFTVWVNLFQRGKLKAGETVLVHGGTSGIGTVATLLAKTFGAYVITTVGSEEKRQASLALGADISINYKTEDFVELTFQATNGRGADVIVDLIAGDYVAKNFQAAATEGRIIQVGVQHGKAKALNLMPLLQKRLTITGSTLRSRSVEDKASIAHDLCEKVWPLLGQGKIKPKIFKTFPLSQASKAHALMESSEHIGKIMLVV from the coding sequence ATGTCAGTATATTCGTTTGATAAGGAAATGGTTGCGGTTGAGATTAGCCAGCTAGGAGAGCCTGATGTTTTAACACTGATAAAAATGCCTATTCCTGAACTTAGCGCAGGGGAAATATTGGTTAAAGTGGCAGCCGCAGGTGTTAATCGCCCCGATGTGGCACAGCGACGTGGATATTATCCTCCACCAGCGGGTGCTTCTGAAATTCCAGGTTTGGAAGTTTCAGGTACAGTTGTTGCTGTTGATCCAGCTGTAACGCGCTATGCTGTTGGTGATCAGGTATGTGCATTAATTGCAGGGGGAGGGTATGCTGAATATTGCAAAGTACATGAGAGTAACGCATTGCCAATCCCTAAAGGTTATAGTTTGTTGGAAGCTGCGGCATTACCAGAAACATTTTTTACGGTATGGGTGAATCTATTTCAACGTGGCAAGTTGAAAGCAGGTGAAACGGTTTTAGTCCACGGCGGCACTTCGGGTATTGGCACTGTTGCCACTTTACTGGCAAAAACATTTGGTGCTTATGTGATTACCACCGTAGGTTCTGAAGAGAAACGTCAAGCCAGTTTGGCGTTAGGCGCTGATATTTCCATCAATTATAAAACGGAAGACTTTGTCGAACTCACTTTTCAGGCGACTAATGGCCGTGGTGCAGATGTGATTGTTGATCTTATTGCTGGTGATTATGTAGCAAAAAATTTTCAGGCGGCAGCTACAGAGGGCAGAATTATTCAAGTTGGTGTGCAGCATGGAAAGGCGAAAGCGCTTAATTTGATGCCATTGCTGCAAAAACGTCTCACAATCACAGGTTCTACACTGCGTTCTCGTAGTGTTGAAGATAAAGCCAGTATTGCTCATGATCTATGTGAGAAAGTTTGGCCTTTATTAGGGCAAGGGAAAATTAAGCCAAAGATTTTTAAAACGTTCCCACTCAGCCAGGCATCAAAGGCTCACGCACTGATGGAAAGCAGTGAACATATTGGGAAAATTATGCTGGTGGTATAG
- the ghrA gene encoding glyoxylate/hydroxypyruvate reductase GhrA, with product MNIIFFHSSPNFNGDEWIQGIQARLPEANVRQWISGDNAPADYALVWLPPYEMLANRQDIKGIFSLGAGVDAILQQELANPGTLPKGIPLIRLEDTGMAQQMQEYTVSSVLYYFRRMDEYKQYQEQRLWNPMPAHNRDEFVIGVLGAGVLGRSVIEKLKEFDFNVRSWSRTPKQIDHVESFYGKGQLDNFLSECKVLINILPDTPETRGLLNLALFRQLKSGSYVINIARGAQLVEQDLLTAIDKGYVAGATLDVFAEEPLSNFHPFWTHPRINITPHIAAKTIPDEAMDMICDNIRRMEKGESPIGLVDVTLGY from the coding sequence ATGAACATCATTTTCTTTCACTCTTCCCCTAATTTTAATGGCGATGAATGGATTCAGGGAATACAAGCTAGATTACCTGAAGCTAACGTCCGGCAATGGATTAGTGGTGATAATGCCCCTGCTGACTATGCATTAGTTTGGTTACCTCCCTATGAAATGTTAGCTAACCGTCAGGATATCAAAGGAATATTTTCACTTGGGGCTGGAGTGGATGCTATCCTTCAGCAAGAATTAGCCAATCCAGGGACATTACCTAAAGGGATCCCGCTAATACGCCTTGAAGATACGGGCATGGCACAGCAAATGCAGGAATATACGGTTTCCTCAGTTTTATACTATTTTCGCCGCATGGATGAATATAAACAATATCAAGAACAGCGTCTTTGGAACCCAATGCCTGCCCATAATCGAGACGAGTTTGTCATTGGTGTCTTGGGGGCGGGCGTTTTGGGGCGTAGTGTTATTGAAAAATTGAAAGAATTTGATTTCAATGTTCGCAGCTGGAGCCGAACACCAAAACAAATTGATCATGTCGAGAGTTTTTATGGGAAAGGGCAACTGGACAATTTTCTTTCTGAATGTAAGGTATTGATTAATATTCTGCCGGATACGCCAGAAACGCGTGGTCTCTTAAATCTTGCACTATTCAGGCAGTTAAAATCTGGCTCATATGTGATTAATATTGCACGAGGCGCCCAATTGGTAGAGCAAGATTTGTTGACAGCCATTGATAAAGGTTATGTGGCGGGCGCGACCCTGGATGTATTTGCTGAAGAACCGCTATCAAATTTTCACCCTTTCTGGACTCACCCACGCATTAATATTACCCCACATATTGCGGCTAAGACTATTCCTGATGAAGCTATGGATATGATTTGTGACAATATTCGACGAATGGAAAAAGGTGAATCACCCATTGGCCTCGTTGATGTGACCCTTGGTTATTAA